DNA sequence from the Antarctobacter heliothermus genome:
TCGACCTTGTGCCGATTGATGTTGCGGAAATGATGGGTACCCGGCACCAGCCCGACCTCTGCCACATGGGGGCGCGATGTCTGGTACAGGTGTAGCCCGATCGAAATCAGAACCCCCGATGAGACCCCTATTTCAACGCCAAACCCAAGGGTGAGGGCGATGGTTGCAAAGACGGCGGCGAAATCGACCTTGGAATAACTCCAAGCCCTTTTCAGGATCGAGAAATCGACAAGGCCCAGAACCGCGACGATGATCGTGGCGGCCAGCGTGGCCTTGGGGAGAAAGAACAGCAGCGGCGTCAGCAGCAGGGCCGCGATGCCGATACCAATAGCGGTAAAGGCACCCGCCGCCGGGGTCTCGGCGCCCGCGTCAAAGTTCACGACCGACCGGGCAAAACCACCGGTGACCGGATAGCCGCCCGATACGGCGGCGGCGACGTTCGACGCGCCAAGGCCGATGAGTTCCTGATCGGGTTGGATGCGCTGGCGTTTCTTGGCGGCCAAGGTTTGCGCGACAGAGACGGATTCGACAAAGCCGATGATGGAGATCAGCACGGCGGACAGGAACAACTGGTTCCACAGGTCCGGCGACAGTGAGGGCATGGTCAGCGGTGGCAGGCCGGTGGGCACCTCGCCAACGATTTTGACGCCCGCATTTTGCAGGCCGAACAGCCATGTGACAAGCGTCGTGACAGCAACGGCACCGACCGGCCCGGCCTTGGCCAGCACGTCGGCAAGGCGCGGCTTTAGCCCCGCAGCCAGCAGGCGCGGCTTTAGCCCCTTGCGGACCCAGAACAGAAAGGCGGTCGCGCTGACGCCGATCACAAGGGTGATAAGGCTGGTCTGCGACAGGTTCTCGAACAGAGATCCGACGACCGTGATCAACGTGTGGCCATGCGCCTCGATCCCGAAGATATGTTTAAGCTGAGAGGCGGCGATCAGCACGCCCGAGGCGGTGATGAACCCGGCAATCACCGGATGCGACAGGAAGTTGGCCAGAAAACCCAGCCTGAGCACGCCCAGCACCAATAGCAGCGCGCCAGAGATAAAGGCCAGCGTCCCGGCGGCCAGCGCGATCTGGGCCGGGTCCGACAAGCCCAGATTGCCGATGGCGGCGGCGGTCATCAGCGAGACGACCGCGACGGGACCAACTGCCAGCGCGCGGCTGGTGCCGAAGATCGCATAAGCCACCAGCGGCAGGATCGACGCATACAGCCCCATCTCGGCGGGCAATCCAGCCAGCAGCGCATAGGCCAGCGACTGCGGGATCAGCATGATCGTCACGATGACGGCGGCCAGAATGTCGGATGAGGCAGTGTCGCGGTTGTACTCTTTTGCCCATGTCAGGATGGGCAGGTACTGGGTAAAGGTCTGGGCCGAAATACGGGGCATGGCGTTTCCTGGGTCCGGGTCAGGGGCGGTTCCCCGAGTCACGTTTGAACCTCATATATATTCACAAAGCGGAATTTGAAAGAGCCGATAGCGCGTCTCTATCCCCTTGGCCCGCTCCGCATCAAAGATGTCATCACCAGCCGGCCCATCAGCGCCTTCGCCGTCGGGACGGTTGCAAATGATAGACCGACACCCGGCAGTCGCGATGGCCTGCAGATGGTCAGCCGTGATCTGGGGCGAAGCGGTGATGTCTGCTGTGATCTTGCGGAATTCCTTGGCGCGCTCCTCCGGCAGTCAGGCAGCAATATTGCCAGAAATATACATTCCTAACACTGAATTCGTTGTGGACCAGAGGGTCACAGGGCGACTTCACGATGCGCGAAAAAAGGAACATCTGCGCAAAAATGACAAAAATGTTACATCATCAGCGAAATTCCGGGCAATCCGGGCGGTTTGGCGGGGCAATTCGGTGAAATTGCCCGCCGCGCTGCTGATAGCCTTCTTTCAGCCGAAAAGGCGG
Encoded proteins:
- a CDS encoding beta-lactamase hydrolase domain-containing protein; the protein is MPEERAKEFRKITADITASPQITADHLQAIATAGCRSIICNRPDGEGADGPAGDDIFDAERAKGIETRYRLFQIPLCEYI
- a CDS encoding SulP family inorganic anion transporter — encoded protein: MPRISAQTFTQYLPILTWAKEYNRDTASSDILAAVIVTIMLIPQSLAYALLAGLPAEMGLYASILPLVAYAIFGTSRALAVGPVAVVSLMTAAAIGNLGLSDPAQIALAAGTLAFISGALLLVLGVLRLGFLANFLSHPVIAGFITASGVLIAASQLKHIFGIEAHGHTLITVVGSLFENLSQTSLITLVIGVSATAFLFWVRKGLKPRLLAAGLKPRLADVLAKAGPVGAVAVTTLVTWLFGLQNAGVKIVGEVPTGLPPLTMPSLSPDLWNQLFLSAVLISIIGFVESVSVAQTLAAKKRQRIQPDQELIGLGASNVAAAVSGGYPVTGGFARSVVNFDAGAETPAAGAFTAIGIGIAALLLTPLLFFLPKATLAATIIVAVLGLVDFSILKRAWSYSKVDFAAVFATIALTLGFGVEIGVSSGVLISIGLHLYQTSRPHVAEVGLVPGTHHFRNINRHKVETHPHLVTLRVDESLYFANARFLEDYVLGRVACDEPIQHVVLMFPAVNEVDMSALETLEELNRRLSEMGIQMHLSEVKGPVMDRLQRSHFLDDLTGRVFLSQYDAWQALEQPKPPAPDASETDAA